The stretch of DNA TTTAAGAATCTGTTAATCATGGGTATGTGTTGACGCGAAAGTGCCGCCAACAGTATGTATACTATAGCATAACTGTATAGTAGTAGTGGTGGTGGTAGGTCCAGCCGTCGGGGAGAAGGGAGGTCAAGAGGATAGATGTTTTCAGATCCAGTCAATCCTAGAATTTCTATTTTTTATAATTGTTAGACTAAATGATATTAAAAATCAAGAAATTCACAGATGTTTAGCACAACCAGTTCCAGTTCCAAAACCTGAACACCAGTTAGCCATTAGCTGGACTCTACCACTAGACGCATTTCCTTTTCAGTATCAGCGATCACTTGCAGTATTCTGCCGCACTAGCATTTTGCTTGCACGGTTAATGGCTAGTATTGTATGCATTAGTGATGGCCAGTGTCTACATGCACTCTTGCTAGCATCGTCATCACATCTCTGCATATATTCAGACCTATGCACGAACAGACAGCAAAAAAGATTGTTGGTTAGGCTGACTCCAACGGAGCAGCTATCCGGGCAGGCAAAGCAAAAATGGCTCCCACGCGGTACTGTAGCGCTCGGATGGGTGTTCCAACGGGCCAGCCATTTGAGCCAGCCAAAATAGCGGCAGGAGGGAGAAGCAGCAAAACTGGATGGTACTGTGGCCGCTAGCGATCGGTGTTGGGCCCACTCCTACCAACGGCAGCACGGCGGCTTCCTTCTCCCCGTCCCGCTCCCCCTCCGTCTCCATCGGTTTCGCCTCCGCTaccctgcccccgccgcccaaagcccgccgccgccagcccgccgccgcgcctgcccccccccccccccgcctccCGCCCGACGCCGCGCCCCTGGGCCCCCtcccccacccccgccgccgcccgccggcggccgcgcaCCGGCcccgcccccctccccccccacgcccctgcccccgcagcccggagcccgccgccgcccgccccccgtcttgccgccggccccgcccctGCGCAactgcccccgcccccgccttgccgccacgcccccacccccgccgcccgaaggccgccgccgctagcccgccgccgcgtccccttcccgaggcggagctcctcctcctccgccgccgccagcccgccgccgcgcccgcaccccccccccgcgcccctgccgccttgccgccggccccgcccctgcccccgccgccttcCGCCTGACGTCGCGCCCCTGcgccccccccaccccccggcccccgcccgaagcccgccgccgccgcgtcccctccccgaggcggagctcctcctcctccgccgcagccagcccgccgccgcgcccgcaccccccccccccccccgcgcccctACCGCCttgccgccggccccgcccctgcccccgccgccttcCGCCCGACGTCGCGCCCCTGCGCCCCCCCActcccgccgcccggcccccgcccgaagcccgccgccgccgcgtcccctCCCCAAGGCGGAGCTCCtcctccgtcgccgccgccagcccgccgccgcgcccgcaccccccccccccccgcccctgccgcctcgccgccgcgccccccacCCCCGCCTTCCACCTGCTAGCGCGGCACTTTTCCTTTCCGTGGCGCGAACCAGCCTGGGCCAACGTCTCCAGCTATTTTAGCTGCTCCGTTGGAAACAGCAGGTCCATCGATGGCAATGTAAAATTAACGGGGCAGGCAAACTCCGGGATGGATGGCCCAAATGGCTGCCACCCGTTGGAGTCAGCCTTACAGGGTGCGTTTGCTCGATGATAATCGACGGCTTGGTCTCGAGTCCTGACGACGACGAAGTGTGCTTCCAGAACTGGCCAGTTGGTTCGCTTGGTGCGCGCAGCTGGAGGGCACGAACGGCGCGTCGTGCGCGTACGGGGTACGCGCGCCTGGCTGCGCACTGGCCACGAGATGCCGAGACGGATGGAGGGTGGAAAAGGAGATGGGAGCGTCGTCAACTAGCCACGGCCGAGATCTCGTGTCGTTGTACACCAGCAGATTGACAGTGATCGGTTCCCCTACATCTTGTTCGTTACGGGTGTCGCCATCCTCCGACCCTCAGCTGCCATCTGCCTGCGCGCCGCTGCTGCGGCTGCCAGTGTCGTGAGCCGTGGCAGGCCGCGGGCGTGCGTGCGTTCCTGCTGTGCTGCGTGCGCTGCCTTTGCCTCTGGTCACGGCAGGGCCTGGGTTTCCGGTTGCTCGTTGGGCACGCCTCCTCACGGGACGTTTGTTGCCAGTTGACCGCTGCAGCGACATCAATGAAACATGGAGGCATGGCGTCCAAGGAACATACTACTAGCATACGCTGATCTGCCTGCAGGTGGTCTGACACTCCGACCCAACCCAACCCAGgtgatcgaggaagaagaaggtgtgGTGGGCCACGGTTCGTTACGTGCTTTTGTGGGGGCGTGTCCCTGCATGGCCTTTTATCTGCAAGCACATGTGCGAAGGTTGGTTGCGCCAGCGCCACCGGTGCGTCCGCGCCACACATCTGCTGCCGTAGCACGCTGGGCGGCAACCACCGGGCCATATCTTTGCGGCACCAGGTTGCGGTGGGATAGACGCATGGCACGTTAGGCGTGCGCCGAACTCTGCCGCGTGCCGCTTGCGCTTGCGCCGAGCGCCCTGGTAGGGGTcggccaggaggaggagtggagaATCCAGGTGCGTCCAAAGCCATCGCGGTCACGCCCTGGATCGTGCGGCGGCGAGCCGGTGACAACCACCAGCAAGTGAACACACCCACCGGTACTTGTGTGTAGGGCTCAGCGAAAGCCCGTGAACCAGACCATCAAGCATTCGGACAGACGGATGAACCGATGTTTTTTAGCTATACTTGGCTTTTGGTTTTTCAGTTTGACTTTCAAAATTGATCGACCGTTAGTGATAATTAGGGGTATTAGACTCTTAATAACAAGATACATGTTCGACTCGATGATGCCAAACGCCAATGTGTCATTCCTGCAAAGATTTTTGTTTGAGACTCGGATGGAGGGGAGGCTCTTGTATCGTTGTCCAACAACGTTATTCATAacatcaaaaaaaaaacaacgtTATTCACGGAGCCTAATTAATGCTGGTTGGGGCTGAATTGCGAATGGGCCAGACGGTTTCATGGGCTGTTGGAGTGGGCTTTGCGCGCTGGACCATGGTATATCTGTACGTGCGTGCCCACTCATCCGCCGCCTTCttccgcgccgccgtcccgtCCGGCGGGATTGAAGCGGCAACAGGTCGCCATTATCCCGACGAATCACTACGTAGGTTTGATCAAATCCTCCGCCCCCGTTCGATCTCATGCCCCTACGATCCAGCTCTCCCTCGTGGTTTTCTCGCAAACTCGACTCTGACGCGAGGAAGCTGTCAACGTGCACCGCAGGCCAGATGCTCGACGGAGCGCCCACGAAGAAGCCCAGGCTATGCTCCGCCGGGGACACGTCCGGGtccggaggcggcgcggccccgGAGGACCGCCTCAGCGCGCTCCCGGACGCGATGCTGCACCACGTCATGTCGTTCCTGCGGGCGTGGGAGGTGGCGCGCACCTGCGTGCTCTCGCGCCGCTGGCGCCACCTCTGGGCCTCTGCGCCCTGCGTCGACCTCCGCATCTGGCGCCTCGGCCGCCACCGGTGGCCCCCCGAGGAGTTCGCCAAGTTCTCCTACCGCTTCTTGCTCGAGCGGGACGCGTCCGCGCCCGTGGACACGCTCCGGCTGCTCTCGAGCCCCGGTTGCGCAGGCGGCCGGAACGATTACGGGAGCCCCATTTCTGTAGGAGGGAAGGATTACTTCAGTGATGATGTTGATATGTGGATCCATTCCGCTATCAAGCGTAGAGCCCGCGTCATCCAGCTCGTCGGGCACCCAGAGGACGAATCCTACACTGATTTCCGGCGCGTCAACATCGTGTCCTGCCACCTGAAAGTCCTGATGCTATCGGAGTCGTTTTTGAGTGACAGGACGCTAAGACAGCTCTCTTCTCGGTGCCCTTCTTTGGAAGTCCTGGATCTCAAAAAGTGCTATCTGGAAGGCCGTGAGATATCATCTGCCTCGCTCAGGAGCTTAACCATTGACGAATGGAGTATAATATCGATACAAGGATGAGTTTGATCAAAACGAAAGTTGAGAGACTGTATTGGCAGTTTGAAAGGGATGAAGTTAACCTTCGGATTAAAGTTAAGGAACCAAATATGCctattttgaaaagaaaaaaaaagatacgATAGAGAACCAGTGGTGAGACTCATTGTAGACGAGGAGGGAGGACAGGATTGGGCAAGGGCACGGTGAAGCTCGTCTTGGTAAGGCCAGGGTGAGACGGGGAAGGGGTCTAGAGCATTACCGGTGTCCGAGGAGGCGAAGAGAAGCTAGCGACGTGTCGGTAACACTGTGTGCCTGGGGATGGTGGCCTCCAGCATTCAgcgtgtgttcgtttcctaggaTCTAAATTTTAGaagggtcacatcaaagagaatcttatcatttagaagtattaaataaagtctaattacaaaactaattgcagaaccccagtgctaattcgcgagacgaatctaatgagatatattagtccatgattagcggataattactgtagcatcactgtggcagattatggattaattaggctcattaaatttgtctcgcgaattagcacccagctgtgcaaaaagttttataaacagattttatttaatacttctaaatagcaagattctctttgatgtgatgggtctaaagtttagagggtaggaaacgaacagggcCTCTGCATTGTGGTAAATCTGTACCTCGAAGGGACATGCATTGTGGTCTGAATTCAAGTGGATAATCTGGACCGCGTACATATATGTCTTGATCGTCAATATTTTTGTTTAAACAGGTGATTATATAGGTCCAGAAACATACATCAAACTGATACACCTGTACTCATTCAGAGAAATAAACTAGTCCGAGAGAGAGAAAAACCGTCACTGAAATTTACAAGATTGGGAGGAGAAATGCAGGCAGAGAAGAAAGATACAACCAACATGGCAAAAAGAAACAGTCAAGTGGGCAGCAAACTTGTCGGCACATAATAAAGCTCTGCCCGGTGCTCTGGGCCCCCTTGTTTCCTAACCAAATAACTGAATAAGCACACCAACCAATTGTTTTTTTTCTGTGCACGCGCGCGCACAGAGAGCGCGCGAGAGAGGCCCCAGCATGACATCTGCATACCTTTCATCCTTCGCGTGCAAATGCCCAGCAGAGGCTGTTGAAGAACCAACAGGCTTGATCCCAGTATTTCACTAATCACACCACACCGAGTACTGAGCTCAGGAGTCAGGAGAATGTTGGATTTTGTTCCAATTCAATATCGTATATGATGCCAGACATCACAAGAATAAAATGCATTGGTATGTAGTGCTGAACAAACAGATGTCTGGTACAACTTGGCCAGTATGTGAGGACATCATGAACAATAGAATCTTGATTAATGAAGCATCTAGGAACAAAACCGCCAATTTGATTTCACGAGAGATCAACAACAGATCTGTACACAGACATTCTCAGTTCTAGCTCACCGTATGGAGCTACAGCAATGTTCTCTCTTTCAGTAGGTTTACAACAAAAGAGCCGGCACCACCTAAGACAGCAAGTACTGTAGAAGAGGTCTCTTGACACTACCATTTGAAAGATGGAAGTTACAATTGGTTGTTCTGATAAGGTGACTAAATAGATGAAATGAAAGAATGATAAATCTTGCTTTTGGCATTCAGATAATGCTAATGGCATTCAGATAATGCTGAATGCTCATGCCGCTGGTCTGCCTTTTCTCCTCCTATAAATCCGTTTAGGGGAACGAGCTACAGCACCAGCACTGTTGGTATTTTGAATACGAACGTTCACAGGTTGCTCTTTCAGAGGTTGACTGGAATTTGGTGCTGCACCTGTTTCCAGAATGACTTCTGTATTCTCAGGCCTACTTGTACAAATCTGCCTCCTCAAACGCAATATCTCACCTTTTGCCGTGGCCAATTCATCTTCAAGCTTTTTAGACCTCATTTCAAAACTCTCCCTCTCGGTCCCAAGCCTTCTGATGGCATTCTGAGCATCTTCCATATTTTCCTGAGCTTGAACTGTACTCTTCTTTTGTTCCTCAAGAGCCTTCGATAGCATCTCTTTCTCTTCTTTAATAGCAGAAACCTTAGAATTGGTGGTTTCCAGCTGCTTAGACAGAGATAGTGTACTCTGATTCACCTCATTCAGTGATCTAGTCGCCTCATCCAAGTCAACTTGAAGAGCTTTTCTTGCTTCAGACTCTATTGCTGATTGTTTCACCAAAGCCTCAAGCTCCCTATTTAGAGTAGCATTGA from Panicum hallii strain FIL2 chromosome 3, PHallii_v3.1, whole genome shotgun sequence encodes:
- the LOC112887330 gene encoding putative F-box/LRR-repeat protein At3g28410, whose protein sequence is MLDGAPTKKPRLCSAGDTSGSGGGAAPEDRLSALPDAMLHHVMSFLRAWEVARTCVLSRRWRHLWASAPCVDLRIWRLGRHRWPPEEFAKFSYRFLLERDASAPVDTLRLLSSPGCAGGRNDYGSPISVGGKDYFSDDVDMWIHSAIKRRARVIQLVGHPEDESYTDFRRVNIVSCHLKVLMLSESFLSDRTLRQLSSRCPSLEVLDLKKCYLEGREISSASLRSLTIDEWSIISIQG